From a region of the Sporosarcina ureilytica genome:
- the yunB gene encoding sporulation protein YunB, translating into MKFQKPIKRRGIYRRKRKLLPFIFLAVIIAVVYFFYYVNQKLTPIYIGYAEVQTEKIANHVISEAITERIANVLDVNDVIQHVPTGESSDQVIAKYNTEVINRILADVRTTVDENLDEIEKGNIDILPLDDDIEYDAEQMQAQGGVVFFVSLGQVTNLPLLGNLGPRIPIRFHVIGDAHATVVPYIKEFGINNAYVEVNIVLTVQVKIIVPLATKTSIVEQTVPIAIGLVQGPVPQVYSTGDGAMKPNVDVEVPLKPELKE; encoded by the coding sequence TTGAAATTTCAAAAACCAATAAAACGAAGAGGAATCTATCGGCGAAAAAGAAAGTTGTTGCCGTTTATTTTCCTTGCTGTGATTATAGCGGTTGTGTATTTTTTTTACTATGTCAATCAAAAACTCACTCCAATATACATCGGTTATGCTGAAGTTCAAACCGAGAAAATCGCAAATCACGTTATCAGTGAAGCGATTACGGAACGAATCGCGAATGTCCTTGATGTGAATGATGTTATCCAACACGTACCAACGGGCGAAAGTTCGGATCAAGTGATTGCGAAATATAATACAGAAGTGATCAATCGAATACTTGCGGATGTTCGTACAACTGTCGATGAAAACTTAGATGAAATTGAAAAAGGCAATATTGATATATTACCGTTAGATGACGATATAGAATATGATGCGGAGCAAATGCAAGCGCAAGGGGGCGTTGTCTTTTTTGTATCCCTAGGGCAAGTGACGAATTTACCGCTTCTCGGTAATCTTGGGCCAAGAATTCCGATTCGCTTTCATGTGATTGGGGATGCCCATGCAACTGTTGTGCCTTATATTAAGGAGTTTGGTATTAATAATGCGTATGTTGAAGTGAACATTGTACTTACAGTGCAAGTTAAAATTATTGTCCCCCTTGCTACAAAGACTTCAATCGTTGAACAAACAGTCCCGATTGCGATTGGACTTGTACAAGGTCCGGTACCGCAAGTTTACAGTACTGGGGATGGAGCGATGAAACCGAATGTGGATGTTGAAGTTCCACTGAAGCCTGAATTAAAAGAATAA
- a CDS encoding DUF72 domain-containing protein: MIQIGLTGWGDHPDLAHPNSTGKDKLGDYTAHFPIVELDSTFYAIQPERNIQRWIRNTPDNFQFIVKAYQGITGHHRGELPFESEEEMYQLFIQSIRPLVEAGKLAMVLVQFPPWFDCVKEHVDEIRTICEKLNGFDIAIEFRHQSWYSPPYKRKTIDFLRELNVIHTVCDEPQAGEGSIPLVPISTRADKVLFRLHGRNIYGWRNTSGDDKSWRTVRYLYDYNTEELEEFEAVTQKLAAETEEVFVVFNNNSGKHAAQNAKQFQQQLNITYDNLASQQLSLFEGDW; this comes from the coding sequence ATGATACAAATCGGGTTGACCGGTTGGGGAGATCATCCGGATCTTGCTCATCCGAATTCGACCGGGAAAGATAAATTAGGAGATTATACGGCCCATTTTCCAATCGTTGAATTAGATTCTACTTTTTATGCGATACAGCCGGAGCGAAATATTCAAAGGTGGATACGGAATACGCCGGACAACTTTCAATTTATCGTAAAGGCGTATCAAGGGATAACAGGACATCACCGTGGGGAATTGCCGTTTGAATCGGAAGAAGAGATGTACCAATTATTTATTCAATCTATTCGACCATTAGTAGAGGCGGGGAAGTTGGCGATGGTGCTCGTGCAGTTTCCACCTTGGTTTGATTGTGTGAAAGAACATGTGGATGAAATCCGTACAATATGCGAGAAGCTAAATGGCTTTGACATCGCGATCGAGTTTAGGCACCAATCGTGGTATTCACCGCCCTATAAAAGAAAAACGATTGATTTTTTACGCGAATTAAATGTGATCCACACTGTCTGTGATGAACCCCAAGCCGGGGAAGGGAGCATCCCCCTCGTGCCTATATCTACAAGGGCTGACAAGGTGCTCTTTCGCTTGCATGGTCGGAATATATACGGTTGGCGCAACACCTCAGGAGACGATAAATCATGGCGTACTGTGCGCTATTTATATGATTACAATACGGAAGAATTAGAAGAATTTGAAGCCGTTACACAAAAATTAGCTGCTGAAACAGAGGAAGTATTTGTTGTTTTTAATAATAACTCTGGGAAACATGCAGCACAAAATGCAAAACAATTTCAACAACAACTAAACATTACATATGATAATTTAGCTTCACAGCAGCTGAGTTTGTTCGAGGGGGATTGGTGA
- a CDS encoding pyridoxal-phosphate-dependent aminotransferase family protein encodes MRNKDMLLIPGPTPVIDSIYDAMAQETRSHTDSRFTKIYKEAIEMTREMFQTDGEVFVVSGSGTLAMEMALVNTVAAGEKILVISQGYFGDRFIKLGEAFGIDVEVLQSEWGKQVTPTEVEAKLATGTFKAVTITHADTSTGVVADLDALVPIIKERGALIILDGVVATAAIEEDMSKIYGHPDYKIDVILTGSQKAIGVPPGLAIVAFNKTALAAREQIERVPAYYADIYNWIPIMHDPGKYFATPPVNLIYAYHEGMRFVLDEGMEKRYKRHTAYGKAVRAGLAAYGMQALAEESVAASTLSCILYPDGVDDASFRAAMAEKGVILAGALAHLGGKAFRIGHMGNTTAEMLEKAVDLIGETLNEMGHQVDRAKARAQFKAQLEITV; translated from the coding sequence ATGCGAAACAAAGATATGTTGCTGATTCCTGGACCAACGCCAGTGATTGATTCGATTTATGATGCGATGGCACAGGAAACACGTAGTCATACCGATAGCAGGTTTACTAAAATTTATAAAGAAGCCATTGAGATGACCAGAGAAATGTTTCAAACAGACGGGGAAGTCTTCGTAGTTTCAGGTTCGGGAACATTGGCGATGGAGATGGCACTTGTCAATACAGTTGCAGCGGGCGAAAAGATTCTAGTCATTAGCCAAGGTTATTTCGGCGACCGTTTTATTAAACTAGGCGAAGCTTTTGGCATAGATGTAGAAGTTCTCCAATCTGAGTGGGGTAAGCAAGTAACTCCGACTGAAGTCGAAGCGAAGCTTGCAACAGGTACATTTAAAGCAGTAACAATCACGCACGCAGACACATCGACGGGCGTTGTTGCTGATTTAGATGCGCTCGTGCCAATTATTAAAGAGCGAGGAGCACTTATTATTTTGGATGGCGTCGTTGCGACAGCTGCAATTGAAGAAGATATGAGCAAAATATATGGTCATCCAGACTATAAAATTGATGTGATTTTAACAGGTTCGCAAAAAGCAATTGGTGTACCACCGGGTCTCGCAATTGTTGCATTCAATAAAACGGCTCTAGCAGCTCGTGAACAAATTGAACGCGTGCCTGCTTATTACGCAGATATTTATAACTGGATTCCAATTATGCATGACCCGGGTAAATACTTTGCAACCCCGCCTGTGAACTTAATTTATGCATATCATGAAGGGATGCGCTTCGTTTTAGACGAAGGCATGGAAAAGCGTTATAAACGTCATACGGCATATGGAAAGGCCGTGCGAGCTGGATTAGCAGCTTATGGGATGCAAGCGTTAGCAGAAGAATCTGTCGCCGCTTCTACATTAAGTTGTATTTTATATCCAGATGGTGTTGACGATGCATCATTCCGCGCTGCAATGGCTGAAAAAGGTGTGATTTTAGCGGGTGCACTTGCTCATCTAGGCGGGAAGGCATTCCGCATCGGACATATGGGCAATACCACTGCTGAAATGCTTGAAAAAGCAGTTGATTTAATTGGTGAAACATTGAACGAAATGGGTCATCAGGTTGATCGAGCAAAAGCACGAGCGCAATTTAAGGCTCAATTAGAAATCACAGTATAA
- a CDS encoding manganese catalase family protein, with protein MIKRVKKLPIDLPVPEYGDANAASVVQELLGGKFGEMSTLNNYMYQSFNFRQKGKLRPFYDLVASITAEEFGHVELVSNTINIVNKGTSFTADPNLTPLQDAKNKRNSYSFIATAQTSMPGDSMGQPWRGDYVFSSGNLVLDLLHNFFLECGARTHKMRVYEMTDHPTAREMIGYLLVRGGTHILAYAKALEMATGTDLTKMLPIPSLDNRAFDTARKYEERGHGNVLFTWNDTGEYNDIRQIWKGTNPSSGDALYVQEGMPKGYDIPELEDLPEEFAPGIGPDEYQQIAKRLLSNL; from the coding sequence TTGATCAAACGAGTTAAAAAACTACCAATCGATTTACCCGTTCCTGAATATGGAGATGCGAATGCAGCTTCAGTCGTTCAAGAGCTGTTAGGGGGTAAGTTCGGTGAAATGTCAACATTAAATAATTATATGTACCAATCATTTAACTTTAGACAAAAAGGAAAATTAAGGCCTTTTTATGATTTAGTTGCCAGTATTACAGCTGAGGAATTTGGCCATGTAGAACTCGTCTCAAATACCATTAATATCGTCAATAAAGGAACTTCCTTCACTGCAGATCCTAATTTAACCCCTCTACAAGATGCTAAAAATAAGCGAAATTCATATAGCTTCATCGCAACTGCTCAAACTTCAATGCCGGGAGATTCCATGGGCCAACCATGGCGCGGAGATTATGTTTTTTCTAGTGGAAATTTAGTACTCGATCTATTACACAATTTTTTCCTCGAGTGTGGAGCAAGAACACACAAAATGCGCGTTTATGAAATGACCGATCACCCTACAGCCAGAGAAATGATTGGCTATCTTCTCGTTCGAGGAGGTACTCATATTCTTGCCTATGCGAAAGCGCTCGAAATGGCAACGGGCACTGATTTAACAAAAATGCTTCCAATCCCTAGCTTAGATAATCGCGCCTTCGATACTGCAAGAAAATATGAAGAACGCGGACACGGGAATGTGTTATTTACTTGGAATGATACGGGCGAATATAATGACATCCGTCAAATTTGGAAGGGAACTAACCCATCTAGCGGTGATGCTCTATACGTTCAGGAAGGGATGCCTAAAGGATACGATATCCCAGAACTTGAAGACCTCCCTGAAGAGTTCGCACCTGGAATCGGTCCGGATGAGTATCAACAAATTGCCAAACGGTTATTATCGAATCTTTGA
- a CDS encoding sulfite exporter TauE/SafE family protein yields the protein MEYLLLALIGLSAGVIGALVGLGGGIILVPATLFIGINLGWIDGITPQTVVGLSVVMMIFTGLGSTLSYMKKKTVDFKSGAIFFAGSAPGTLIGAFVNKQLDLPSFNLYFGILLIILATLLLVRDYLKPVQWFVKRGKTRTFTDIHGTEHTYGYPIWFALLLTFGVGFASGLFGIGGGSIIVPAMILLFLFPPHVAVGTSMFMVFLSAIVNSITHISLGNVPWLYTIPVIPAAYFGAKIGAYLNNKMKSETLVFALRIILLLLGVRSIVDGIWG from the coding sequence ATGGAGTATTTACTGTTAGCATTAATTGGATTGAGCGCGGGGGTAATCGGGGCCCTTGTAGGTCTTGGGGGCGGCATTATCCTCGTTCCCGCCACGCTTTTTATCGGCATTAATTTAGGTTGGATTGATGGGATTACACCTCAAACGGTCGTTGGACTATCCGTTGTTATGATGATTTTTACAGGACTTGGATCAACGTTATCTTATATGAAAAAGAAAACGGTCGACTTTAAAAGTGGGGCCATCTTTTTCGCAGGGAGCGCACCTGGAACGTTAATTGGCGCGTTTGTGAATAAACAGTTAGATTTGCCATCATTTAATTTGTATTTTGGTATATTGCTCATTATTTTAGCGACACTTTTATTAGTAAGAGATTATTTAAAGCCAGTACAGTGGTTTGTTAAGCGTGGTAAAACGAGGACATTTACAGATATTCACGGAACAGAACATACTTACGGATATCCTATTTGGTTTGCATTACTGTTAACCTTTGGTGTTGGCTTTGCATCCGGTTTATTCGGCATCGGCGGCGGTTCAATTATTGTTCCAGCGATGATTTTATTGTTTTTATTCCCACCGCATGTCGCGGTAGGCACGTCGATGTTTATGGTTTTTTTATCTGCAATTGTTAATTCTATTACACATATTTCTCTCGGTAACGTTCCTTGGCTCTATACAATCCCTGTCATTCCGGCAGCGTATTTTGGTGCGAAAATCGGGGCATATTTAAATAATAAAATGAAATCTGAAACGCTTGTCTTTGCGTTACGTATCATTCTACTTCTATTAGGTGTACGGTCAATTGTTGATGGAATTTGGGGGTAG
- a CDS encoding serine/threonine protein kinase has product MNIYQALARTVAVDRKNRLIRHGNSLKLVGKGRSAFVFRIKSSNKVIKIFFPEFAHIAKEEMAIYRLLQNIPYYPTIYDAGANYIVIDYIEGLTLFECVAKGKIITPLHMKEIDYALELATEQGLNPSDIHLRNIFITKDGDIKIIDVARYRQQKTCVQWQHFKRAYEQLYRKQFFPKKIATSYLNGIAFLYKKGIIPTYRTN; this is encoded by the coding sequence TTGAATATTTATCAAGCGCTAGCTAGAACAGTTGCTGTTGACAGGAAAAATCGTCTAATACGTCATGGCAACTCATTGAAGCTTGTTGGCAAAGGCAGAAGTGCATTTGTGTTTAGAATAAAGTCATCGAATAAAGTCATTAAAATATTTTTCCCTGAATTTGCTCATATCGCAAAAGAAGAGATGGCAATTTATCGTCTTCTACAAAATATCCCTTATTATCCGACCATTTATGACGCAGGGGCGAATTATATAGTGATTGATTATATTGAAGGGCTAACCCTTTTTGAATGCGTAGCAAAGGGGAAAATCATAACACCACTTCATATGAAAGAAATTGATTACGCGCTGGAATTGGCCACTGAACAAGGATTAAATCCTTCTGATATTCACTTGCGCAACATTTTCATTACGAAGGATGGCGATATCAAAATCATTGATGTTGCACGTTATAGACAACAAAAAACCTGTGTGCAGTGGCAACATTTTAAAAGAGCGTACGAACAGCTTTATCGAAAACAATTCTTTCCAAAGAAGATTGCTACATCCTATTTGAATGGCATCGCTTTTCTTTATAAAAAGGGGATTATTCCTACCTATCGAACGAATTGA
- a CDS encoding bifunctional metallophosphatase/5'-nucleotidase, translating to METIHILHTNDIHSHFEYWPQIHRLLVDKRKELIASGDAVFLFDIGDHVDRSHPFTEGTNGKGNVQLLNKAGYDAVTIGNNEGITMSKAALDDLYEDAQFDVIVGNLFNTNDELPYWANSSTIYTTAKGTKIGVIGATAYYKQFYETLDWKITPSRDQLLNEAEKLVGKTDVIICLSHLGLPEDQLLAAECPHIDVILGAHTHHILPEGEYVNNSLLAATGKFGDFVGHVTVQFNDKKKQVIDKHASLYRSAELPVLEEDVEEITKYIDVGKKALEEKMFYNAMDLKQNLFGTSELSSYFGRALIDYTDADCALFNAGIFLGSLEKGWITKGDMHRILPHPINVCTLELTGDQLLDVYEQSLNEELAQIEVKGLGFRGTLMGAILHERLYRNRWGTLFAGNKEVVPEETYTLATLDMFTFGFFFPLFKELEKEYYMPDLIRDVLAKYGQNNGESTTLP from the coding sequence ATGGAAACAATCCATATTTTGCATACAAATGACATTCATAGTCATTTTGAATATTGGCCACAAATTCATCGTTTACTTGTGGATAAAAGGAAAGAACTAATCGCAAGTGGGGATGCTGTTTTTCTCTTCGATATCGGCGACCACGTAGACCGCTCACACCCTTTTACAGAAGGTACAAATGGGAAAGGGAATGTTCAACTATTAAATAAAGCGGGTTATGATGCGGTGACGATAGGGAATAACGAAGGAATCACGATGTCAAAAGCTGCGTTAGATGACCTTTATGAAGATGCACAGTTTGATGTGATTGTTGGGAATTTATTTAATACTAATGATGAACTTCCGTACTGGGCAAATTCGTCTACCATTTATACGACTGCAAAAGGAACGAAAATCGGCGTCATTGGCGCAACTGCTTATTACAAACAGTTTTATGAAACGTTGGATTGGAAAATTACCCCTTCACGGGATCAACTCTTAAATGAAGCAGAGAAGCTTGTGGGCAAAACGGATGTGATTATTTGTTTATCCCATTTAGGGCTTCCAGAAGATCAATTGCTAGCTGCGGAATGTCCGCATATCGATGTTATTTTAGGCGCCCATACACATCATATTTTACCGGAGGGCGAGTATGTGAACAATTCATTACTCGCGGCGACGGGAAAGTTTGGTGATTTTGTTGGTCATGTGACCGTGCAATTCAACGATAAGAAAAAACAGGTTATCGATAAGCATGCGAGCCTTTATCGCTCAGCAGAATTACCTGTTTTGGAAGAAGATGTTGAGGAAATAACGAAGTATATAGACGTTGGAAAAAAAGCGCTAGAGGAAAAAATGTTTTATAATGCGATGGATTTGAAGCAAAATCTCTTTGGAACGAGTGAATTATCCTCTTATTTTGGTAGAGCATTAATTGATTATACCGACGCGGATTGCGCGTTATTTAATGCGGGCATCTTTTTAGGAAGTTTGGAAAAAGGATGGATCACAAAAGGAGATATGCACCGAATTTTGCCACATCCGATTAATGTCTGTACGCTTGAATTAACCGGCGATCAATTGCTCGACGTCTATGAGCAATCGTTAAACGAAGAGTTGGCGCAAATTGAAGTGAAAGGATTAGGATTTCGTGGTACTTTGATGGGGGCAATTCTTCATGAGAGACTGTATAGGAACCGCTGGGGTACGCTTTTCGCGGGAAACAAGGAAGTTGTGCCCGAAGAAACGTATACACTTGCAACGTTAGATATGTTTACGTTTGGCTTTTTCTTTCCATTGTTTAAAGAGTTAGAAAAAGAATATTATATGCCTGATTTAATTCGAGATGTTTTAGCAAAGTACGGACAAAATAATGGTGAATCAACGACTCTTCCTTAG
- a CDS encoding DUF2642 domain-containing protein: MSGKQTEVGLVSIVDSYLYQRLLGFRGKWVVINTTKNPLQGLLHSVSPDHVVIEVSDTPFYVRIQEIVWITEA; encoded by the coding sequence ATGAGCGGAAAGCAAACAGAAGTCGGTTTAGTCAGTATCGTTGATTCCTACTTATATCAAAGGCTACTCGGCTTTAGAGGTAAATGGGTTGTAATTAATACGACGAAAAATCCTTTACAAGGCCTATTACACTCAGTTAGTCCAGATCATGTTGTCATTGAAGTAAGTGACACACCATTTTATGTTCGAATACAAGAGATTGTATGGATAACGGAAGCATGA